A window of Desulfonauticus submarinus contains these coding sequences:
- a CDS encoding IMP cyclohydrolase: MDIKKMYKTIVQDPFPKEMKIVLGDRELVFKKRTWNIGGEEKGLRYGENPDQPACLYELVQGEMELGGVVFRGPGKGLVSALTEDNMLQAGKHPGKINLTDVDNGINILQYLTRKPAAIILKHNNPSGAAWSDEGVFNALEKAYFADRIAAFGGAVVVNRPLNKECAEFLTSYYFEVVAAPSYEQGVLDILKKKKNLRILEIPGLARLDELVGIPFLDLKSLVDGGIIAQFSFRNKILSEEDFLPAKAEKDGKIVYARRPTPQELEDLFFAWAVEAGVTSNSVLFAKNGQTVAIGTGEQDRVGCVELTVHKAYTKYADNIVFKEKNMSLYELKLKARADSNLKEYLDDILKRTEEAKGGLKGSVLVSDGFFPFRDGVDVAIEQGVTAIAQPGGSIRDFEVIEAVNEAVPQVAMVFTAQRSFKH, encoded by the coding sequence ATGGATATAAAAAAGATGTATAAAACTATTGTTCAAGATCCTTTTCCCAAAGAAATGAAAATAGTTTTAGGAGATAGAGAACTTGTTTTTAAAAAAAGAACTTGGAATATAGGAGGCGAGGAAAAAGGATTGCGTTATGGAGAAAATCCAGATCAGCCTGCTTGCTTATATGAATTAGTGCAAGGTGAAATGGAATTGGGAGGAGTGGTATTTAGAGGTCCTGGTAAGGGTTTAGTTTCTGCCCTTACAGAAGATAATATGCTTCAGGCTGGTAAGCATCCTGGGAAAATCAATCTTACAGATGTGGATAATGGTATTAATATTTTACAGTATCTTACTAGAAAACCAGCTGCCATTATTTTAAAACACAATAATCCTTCTGGTGCGGCTTGGTCAGATGAAGGTGTTTTTAATGCCTTAGAAAAGGCTTATTTTGCAGATAGAATCGCTGCTTTTGGAGGGGCTGTAGTAGTAAATCGTCCTCTTAATAAAGAGTGTGCTGAATTTTTAACTTCATATTATTTTGAAGTGGTGGCTGCCCCTAGTTATGAACAAGGTGTGTTAGATATTTTAAAGAAAAAGAAAAATTTACGTATTTTAGAGATTCCTGGATTGGCTAGGTTAGATGAATTAGTAGGTATTCCTTTTTTAGATTTAAAATCTTTAGTTGATGGTGGGATTATAGCTCAATTTTCTTTTAGAAATAAAATTTTAAGTGAAGAAGACTTTTTGCCTGCAAAGGCAGAAAAAGATGGCAAAATAGTTTATGCTCGCAGGCCAACTCCTCAAGAATTAGAAGATTTGTTTTTTGCGTGGGCAGTGGAGGCTGGAGTTACTTCTAATTCTGTCTTATTTGCTAAAAATGGCCAAACTGTGGCAATTGGTACTGGAGAACAAGATAGAGTCGGATGTGTGGAGTTAACTGTTCATAAGGCTTATACCAAATATGCAGATAATATTGTTTTTAAAGAAAAAAATATGTCTTTGTATGAATTGAAGTTAAAAGCTAGAGCTGATTCTAATTTAAAAGAATATTTAGATGATATTTTGAAGAGGACAGAAGAGGCAAAGGGAGGTTTAAAAGGTTCTGTTTTGGTTTCAGATGGATTTTTTCCTTTTAGAGATGGAGTTGATGTTGCAATTGAGCAAGGGGTAACAGCTATTGCTCAGCCAGGTGGCTCTATTAGAGATTTTGAAGTTATTGAAGCAGTAAACGAGGCTGTTCCTCAGGTAGCAATGGTTTTTACTGCCCAACGTTCTTTTAAACATTAA
- a CDS encoding ribonuclease catalytic domain-containing protein — MSEEKQFLSLLAPGQVVEFLEDSKPQIALVLEKKDSRLRVLLPSNREKKISQSRILPWIGPVIALSTSREELVQKLELFKIEREKLFLTINVEEIWELVHSEVEKIDIDWLADIYFVSPDIHQKSALGRALLTNRILFKYRPPFFEIHSPEQVEHLREEQKKKALQARIVNEGRELLKEALKGPNRVKLENYEEDFVKGLKDILLAVLGKRADAKQEKLFRQLTQGLPKDDFLAYILALNLGFIPNHFNYHLIQAGYDFYPSWNEFQKEIDQLKEKSKTWPAKASLKGFVSIDSKTTKDIDDAFKIEIRDNRIFLKIAISCPILNWEFGSKLDLKVRERFSSLYLPEGTSHMLPEEIGINLYSLEQGKVRPALVFNFEFDNLKELENFSLDFAWIETEKNISYEEADIFIQEKQEYWKQLFELAKNLREKRILNGAVIIEQLEPQIILKQNNEDILVEMLFKDKLCLSQMVISELMILCNLWAGKWAKKYDIPLYFRSQKINLSKDNAGVWHRPEEIYTLVKNMAPSLLEVEPGWHASLGVEVYAGVSSPLRRYPDFVNVAQIMAFLQKKDLLFTKQDLQNLLSYLTSRQSLVSQVQRFRPRYWKLLYFKQRHKKEEFEGVLVDKGNPLSVFSLPKEQVLVRVPTSLLEDKTPVGEKCLLTFGKVDPLRNEIKVIKVRKKN; from the coding sequence GTGAGTGAAGAAAAACAGTTTTTATCTCTTTTAGCACCAGGGCAGGTAGTAGAGTTTTTAGAAGATTCTAAACCTCAAATTGCTCTGGTGCTAGAAAAAAAAGATTCTCGTTTACGAGTTTTACTCCCCTCTAATAGAGAAAAAAAAATTTCTCAAAGTAGAATCCTGCCTTGGATAGGTCCTGTTATAGCTTTATCTACTAGTCGAGAAGAATTGGTTCAAAAACTAGAGTTATTTAAAATAGAGCGAGAAAAATTATTTTTGACAATCAATGTAGAAGAGATTTGGGAATTAGTTCACTCAGAAGTAGAAAAAATAGATATAGATTGGCTAGCAGATATCTATTTTGTATCTCCTGATATTCATCAAAAATCTGCTTTGGGAAGAGCGCTTTTAACGAATCGGATTTTGTTTAAATATCGTCCTCCTTTTTTTGAGATTCACTCTCCAGAACAAGTAGAACATTTAAGAGAAGAACAGAAAAAAAAGGCTCTTCAGGCGCGGATTGTAAATGAAGGTAGAGAACTTTTAAAGGAAGCTTTAAAAGGCCCTAATAGGGTTAAACTAGAAAATTATGAAGAGGATTTTGTTAAGGGTTTAAAAGATATACTATTAGCGGTTTTAGGCAAGCGTGCAGATGCTAAGCAAGAAAAATTATTTCGTCAATTAACCCAAGGCCTTCCAAAAGATGACTTTTTAGCTTATATTTTGGCTCTTAATTTGGGGTTTATTCCTAATCATTTTAATTATCATCTCATCCAAGCTGGTTATGATTTTTATCCCTCTTGGAACGAATTTCAAAAAGAAATTGATCAATTAAAAGAAAAATCTAAAACATGGCCTGCAAAGGCAAGTTTAAAAGGGTTTGTTAGTATTGATTCTAAAACTACCAAAGATATTGATGATGCATTTAAGATAGAGATAAGGGACAATAGGATTTTTTTAAAAATAGCAATTTCTTGCCCTATATTAAATTGGGAATTTGGGAGTAAACTAGATTTAAAAGTGAGAGAGCGTTTTTCTAGTCTTTATTTGCCAGAAGGCACATCGCATATGCTTCCAGAAGAAATTGGGATAAATTTATATAGCCTAGAACAGGGTAAGGTAAGGCCAGCTTTAGTTTTTAATTTTGAATTTGATAATTTAAAAGAATTAGAAAATTTTTCTTTAGATTTTGCTTGGATAGAAACAGAAAAAAATATTTCTTATGAAGAGGCAGATATTTTTATTCAAGAAAAACAAGAATATTGGAAACAACTGTTTGAGCTTGCCAAAAATTTACGAGAAAAACGTATTTTAAATGGGGCAGTAATTATTGAACAATTAGAACCACAGATTATTTTAAAGCAAAATAACGAAGACATTCTGGTGGAGATGCTGTTTAAAGATAAGTTGTGTTTATCCCAGATGGTTATCTCAGAGCTTATGATTTTATGTAATTTGTGGGCTGGCAAATGGGCGAAAAAATACGATATTCCTCTTTACTTTCGCTCTCAAAAAATAAATTTATCAAAAGATAATGCAGGAGTGTGGCATAGACCAGAAGAAATTTATACTCTTGTTAAAAACATGGCACCGTCTCTTTTAGAGGTGGAACCAGGTTGGCATGCCAGCTTAGGGGTAGAGGTTTATGCTGGAGTTTCCTCCCCTCTTAGGCGGTATCCTGATTTTGTAAATGTAGCACAAATCATGGCTTTTTTGCAGAAAAAAGATCTTCTTTTTACCAAACAAGATTTACAAAATCTTTTATCTTATCTTACTAGTAGGCAATCATTAGTAAGCCAAGTACAGCGTTTTCGTCCTAGATATTGGAAGTTGCTTTATTTTAAACAAAGGCATAAAAAAGAAGAGTTTGAAGGAGTGTTAGTGGACAAGGGAAATCCCTTAAGTGTATTTTCTTTACCTAAAGAGCAAGTGTTGGTGCGAGTACCTACATCTCTTTTAGAAGATAAAACTCCGGTAGGAGAGAAATGTTTGCTTACGTTTGGAAAAGTTGATCCTCTTAGAAATGAGATTAAAGTTATTAAAGTGAGAAAAAAGAACTGA
- a CDS encoding L-serine ammonia-lyase, with amino-acid sequence MKFIQTTLEDFFKIGPGPSSSHTIGPMRAALFFRKEIENLSQKKIEQAHTIEVTLYGSLSATGKGHGTPQAILAGLLGYEPHKCVPEFFNNLFKESSSYTLQFKNKKIDFHYQNIKFGPIDTQLKHPNTMEFKLLDTKNNILLKKIFYSVGGGFLSWPNKKLEHRKIPYPFSSMKELKNIIKKTSLSFSQIILENEKALTQKTEEKIFFYLRKVLNTMEMAVKRGIKTSGVLPGSIGLKRKAPKIYQRAQILSDTPDKFLMYLNAYCLAVAEENAAGHLIVTAPTSGSAGVLPGVLYILRHHFHYDIQSLLEGLLVAAGIGYLIKQNASISGAEVGCMGEIGSASAMAAGMIAAVNGYSIQVVENAAEIALEHHLGMTCDPVAGLVQIPCIERNAMGGVKAFNAYILATSGDPNSQKVNLDQVIQVMAETGKALPAQFRETSLGGLARTLAQC; translated from the coding sequence ATGAAATTTATTCAAACTACTTTAGAAGATTTTTTTAAAATAGGCCCAGGACCTTCTAGTTCTCATACTATTGGCCCAATGAGAGCTGCTTTATTTTTCAGAAAAGAAATAGAAAACTTATCCCAAAAGAAAATAGAACAAGCCCATACAATTGAAGTAACTCTTTATGGCTCTCTTAGTGCAACAGGCAAAGGGCATGGCACGCCTCAAGCAATTTTAGCAGGTCTTTTGGGATATGAGCCGCACAAATGTGTTCCAGAATTTTTTAACAACCTTTTTAAGGAAAGTTCTTCTTATACCCTTCAATTTAAAAATAAGAAAATTGACTTTCACTATCAAAATATAAAATTCGGCCCAATTGATACTCAATTAAAGCATCCAAATACGATGGAGTTTAAATTATTAGATACAAAAAATAATATCTTGCTAAAAAAAATATTTTACTCTGTAGGAGGAGGATTTTTATCTTGGCCCAATAAAAAATTAGAACATCGCAAAATACCATATCCTTTCTCCTCAATGAAAGAATTAAAAAATATCATCAAGAAAACATCTCTATCTTTTAGTCAAATTATTTTAGAAAATGAAAAAGCACTTACTCAAAAAACTGAAGAAAAAATTTTTTTCTATTTAAGAAAAGTTTTAAATACAATGGAAATGGCTGTAAAAAGAGGTATTAAAACTTCTGGCGTGCTTCCTGGAAGTATCGGTTTAAAAAGAAAAGCTCCTAAAATTTATCAAAGAGCGCAAATACTATCTGATACACCTGACAAATTTTTAATGTATTTAAACGCTTACTGCTTAGCAGTTGCAGAAGAAAACGCAGCTGGCCATTTAATAGTTACAGCCCCAACTTCAGGATCCGCAGGGGTTTTACCTGGAGTACTTTACATATTACGACATCATTTTCATTACGATATTCAAAGTTTATTAGAAGGTCTTCTAGTCGCTGCTGGCATAGGCTACCTTATTAAACAAAACGCGAGTATTTCTGGAGCAGAAGTAGGTTGTATGGGAGAAATAGGAAGCGCCTCTGCAATGGCAGCAGGAATGATCGCTGCTGTGAATGGATATTCTATTCAAGTTGTTGAAAATGCAGCGGAAATAGCCTTAGAACATCATCTAGGTATGACTTGTGATCCAGTAGCAGGTCTTGTACAAATTCCTTGTATAGAACGAAATGCCATGGGAGGAGTAAAGGCATTCAATGCATATATCCTTGCCACTAGTGGAGATCCTAACTCCCAAAAAGTAAATTTAGATCAAGTTATTCAAGTAATGGCAGAAACAGGAAAAGCTTTACCAGCTCAATTTAGAGAAACCTCATTAGGAGGATTAGCTAGAACCTTGGCTCAATGTTAA
- the eno gene encoding phosphopyruvate hydratase, producing the protein MSIITDVWAREILDSRGNPTLEVEIVLESGAFGRAAVPSGASTGSKEALELRDGDKKRYFGKGVTKAVSNVIDEIADHIIGMDALRQVELDELLIELDGTDNKSKLGANAILGVSMATARAASNYLGLPLYQYIGGVNAKILPVPQMNIVNGGVHAPNNLDIQEFMILPIGAYTFRDALRMGSEVFHTLKKILAQDGHSTAVGDEGGFAPNLKSNREAFEYIIKAIEEAGYQPGSEIALAIDAAASEFFKNGKYVLAGENKEFSAKELVDYYAELVNNYPIVSIEDGLAEDDWEGWQILTEKLEFACQLVGDDIFVTNPYLLAEGLKQGIANSILIKLNQIGTLTETLDTIEMAKEAGFSTVVSHRSGETEDSFIADLVVAVNAGQIKTGSVSRSDRLAKYNQLLRIEEELEDQAIYYGPALQMQWFGEDLEEEEK; encoded by the coding sequence ATGAGTATTATCACAGATGTATGGGCAAGAGAAATTTTAGATTCAAGAGGCAATCCTACTTTAGAAGTAGAGATTGTTTTAGAGTCTGGTGCTTTTGGAAGGGCAGCAGTTCCTTCTGGAGCTTCTACAGGTTCTAAAGAAGCATTAGAGCTCAGAGATGGAGATAAAAAAAGATATTTTGGAAAGGGAGTTACAAAGGCTGTATCTAATGTAATAGATGAAATAGCAGATCATATTATTGGTATGGACGCTTTGCGGCAGGTAGAGTTAGATGAACTTTTAATTGAACTAGATGGTACAGATAATAAATCAAAATTAGGGGCAAATGCTATTTTAGGTGTTTCCATGGCTACTGCAAGGGCGGCTAGTAACTATTTGGGTCTTCCTCTTTATCAGTATATTGGAGGGGTAAATGCTAAAATTTTGCCAGTGCCTCAAATGAATATAGTCAATGGAGGTGTACATGCACCTAATAATTTGGATATTCAAGAATTTATGATTTTACCAATAGGAGCATATACATTTCGAGATGCCTTACGAATGGGATCAGAAGTATTTCATACTTTGAAAAAGATTTTAGCCCAAGATGGTCATAGTACTGCTGTGGGTGATGAAGGAGGTTTTGCTCCTAATTTAAAAAGTAATAGAGAAGCTTTTGAATATATAATTAAAGCTATAGAAGAAGCTGGTTATCAGCCAGGTAGTGAGATTGCTTTGGCTATAGATGCAGCTGCAAGCGAATTTTTTAAAAACGGTAAATATGTTTTAGCAGGAGAAAATAAAGAATTTTCTGCAAAAGAATTAGTAGATTATTATGCAGAGTTGGTAAATAATTATCCTATTGTTTCTATAGAAGATGGTTTAGCTGAAGATGATTGGGAAGGATGGCAAATTTTAACTGAAAAGTTAGAATTTGCTTGTCAATTAGTAGGAGATGATATTTTTGTTACCAATCCTTATTTGTTAGCAGAAGGTTTAAAACAAGGCATTGCTAATTCTATTTTAATTAAGCTCAACCAAATTGGCACTTTAACAGAAACTTTAGATACCATTGAGATGGCTAAAGAAGCAGGCTTTTCTACAGTTGTTTCCCATCGTTCGGGTGAAACAGAGGATAGTTTTATTGCTGACTTAGTAGTGGCTGTGAATGCAGGCCAAATTAAAACAGGTTCTGTAAGTAGAAGTGATAGATTAGCTAAATATAATCAATTGCTAAGAATAGAAGAAGAATTAGAAGATCAGGCCATTTATTACGGTCCAGCACTTCAGATGCAGTGGTTTGGAGAAGATTTAGAAGAAGAGGAGAAATAA
- the amrB gene encoding AmmeMemoRadiSam system protein B — protein sequence MDRNPVVAGQFYPENKEKLFQEVASFLQGEPRKTPTILSMVPHAGYIYSGKICGKTLASSQLKPTILLLGPNHTGKGAKLALWPEGKWFIPGGYLEVNSELAIQLNEISQIKFDYEAHLFEHSLEVILPFLFYLNPQTTIIPICVSEYNFEILQQTADQLANILDPQKTTIIVSSDMSHYVPHDIAYTKDHKALKHILNLDVLGLIESVQKHNISMCGILPMTLGLLIAKKWNACKGILIDYATSGEVSGDFNQVVGYAGVIVE from the coding sequence ATGGACAGAAACCCAGTAGTTGCTGGTCAATTTTATCCTGAAAATAAAGAAAAATTATTCCAAGAAGTAGCCTCCTTCCTTCAGGGTGAGCCTCGTAAAACACCTACTATTTTAAGTATGGTTCCTCATGCTGGATATATATATTCTGGGAAAATTTGTGGTAAAACTCTGGCTTCTAGCCAACTTAAACCTACTATACTTTTACTTGGCCCAAATCATACAGGAAAAGGTGCAAAACTTGCTTTATGGCCTGAAGGTAAGTGGTTTATTCCTGGTGGTTATCTTGAAGTAAACTCTGAACTCGCTATCCAATTAAATGAAATTTCACAGATAAAATTTGATTATGAAGCCCATCTCTTTGAGCATTCTTTAGAAGTAATTTTACCTTTTTTATTCTATCTAAATCCTCAAACTACTATAATTCCTATCTGCGTCTCAGAATATAATTTTGAGATTTTACAACAAACAGCTGACCAATTAGCTAACATTCTAGATCCTCAAAAAACAACTATCATTGTAAGTTCTGACATGAGTCATTATGTTCCTCATGACATAGCCTACACTAAAGACCATAAAGCCTTAAAACACATCTTAAACCTTGATGTATTAGGCCTAATAGAGAGTGTTCAAAAACATAACATTTCTATGTGTGGCATCTTGCCTATGACATTAGGTCTATTGATTGCAAAAAAATGGAATGCCTGTAAAGGGATATTGATAGATTATGCCACCTCAGGGGAAGTAAGTGGAGACTTTAATCAAGTAGTCGGCTATGCTGGCGTAATTGTGGAGTAA
- the folD gene encoding bifunctional methylenetetrahydrofolate dehydrogenase/methenyltetrahydrofolate cyclohydrolase FolD, producing the protein MILLDGKKTSLEIRQELKEKIKAYMAKGHRAPGLAVILVGDDPASQVYVRNKEKACADVGIVSKSFRLSADISQQELESLIQKLNKESEIDGILLQLPLPKGLDSQRCLELISPDKDVDGFHPQNVGKLMLGLPGFRSCTPAGIMTLLQRYNLDPAGKKAVVIGRSNIVGKPLALLLLQANATVTVCHSRTKDLTKEVLDADFVFAAVGRAKFVKADMVKPGAVIVDVGINRTEQGLVGDCDFEALKEKALAITPVPGGVGPMTIAQLLVNTFGAYKQHLDL; encoded by the coding sequence ATGATCTTGCTTGATGGAAAAAAGACATCTTTAGAGATTAGACAAGAATTAAAAGAAAAAATTAAAGCTTATATGGCAAAGGGGCATAGAGCCCCTGGCTTGGCTGTAATTTTGGTTGGAGATGATCCTGCTTCCCAAGTATATGTTCGCAATAAAGAAAAGGCATGTGCAGATGTGGGGATTGTTTCCAAATCTTTTCGTTTAAGTGCAGATATATCTCAGCAAGAATTAGAATCTTTGATTCAGAAATTGAATAAAGAATCAGAAATAGATGGAATATTATTACAATTACCACTGCCTAAAGGATTAGATAGTCAACGTTGTCTAGAGCTTATTTCTCCTGATAAAGATGTAGATGGTTTTCATCCTCAAAATGTTGGTAAACTTATGTTGGGTTTGCCTGGGTTTCGCTCTTGTACTCCTGCTGGGATAATGACCCTTTTGCAACGTTATAATTTAGACCCTGCTGGGAAAAAAGCAGTAGTTATTGGGAGAAGTAATATAGTTGGAAAGCCTTTAGCCTTACTTTTATTACAGGCCAATGCCACTGTGACAGTTTGTCATTCAAGAACAAAAGATTTAACTAAAGAAGTGTTAGATGCAGATTTTGTTTTTGCTGCAGTGGGACGAGCAAAGTTTGTTAAGGCAGATATGGTTAAGCCAGGAGCTGTAATTGTGGATGTAGGTATTAATAGAACTGAGCAAGGACTTGTTGGTGATTGTGATTTTGAGGCTTTGAAAGAAAAGGCTTTGGCAATTACTCCTGTACCTGGAGGAGTTGGGCCAATGACTATTGCGCAGTTACTTGTAAATACTTTTGGTGCCTATAAGCAGCATTTAGATTTATAG
- a CDS encoding transglycosylase SLT domain-containing protein yields the protein MVFNQKRVLCVLIFVQVILLGIWFYLRLYYWSGKVLRVVEVEESPLSFFSPFGKGVDFEIANLLAKKHKLKLKWQRVPVFKDAFFLLKRGKVDVIVGVPTKIKINDPKLAKGPNYIKDNFLFIHNKYRYPLRRFDELCKYKVIVPLSSLSLLKIKEYDEVIFCPINYEVIQKREQDLYELIAENKARFMLTDKIRFNNLNPYFLDLRKTYEFKTKFSHVWIWTKQYKKLNKMLEEFWHSPQTKEFIDATREIYYGFFRDNVDYYQLEHLRMVIRKKLPLYEQYILDACQKFSLDPLFLIAQIYQESHFNPKARSRTGVRGLLQLSLNTASWIGIDNRLNPRQSILGGAKYMAFLVDRIAKRGVKGWNKWCMALAAYNQGLGHLYDAMDLVKLQGKDASLWSNVKEVYPLLSYRKYYKKSRYGYCRGYEAITYVQNVRYYYYMLSLLAFFGGGEGDYLRSFFPFRPNSWL from the coding sequence ATGGTCTTCAATCAAAAAAGAGTTTTATGTGTTTTAATTTTTGTTCAAGTTATTTTGCTTGGGATTTGGTTTTATTTAAGACTCTATTATTGGTCAGGAAAGGTTTTAAGAGTAGTTGAGGTAGAAGAAAGCCCTTTGAGCTTTTTTTCTCCATTTGGCAAAGGTGTTGATTTTGAAATTGCTAATTTGTTGGCCAAAAAACATAAATTAAAGTTAAAATGGCAAAGAGTCCCAGTATTTAAAGATGCCTTTTTCCTTTTAAAGCGGGGAAAGGTAGATGTTATTGTTGGTGTGCCTACAAAAATTAAAATTAATGATCCTAAATTGGCAAAAGGACCGAATTATATAAAGGACAATTTCCTTTTTATCCATAATAAATATAGGTATCCTTTGCGGAGGTTTGATGAGCTTTGTAAATATAAAGTTATAGTTCCTTTATCTTCTTTATCGCTTTTAAAAATAAAAGAATATGATGAAGTAATTTTCTGCCCTATAAACTATGAGGTTATTCAGAAAAGAGAACAAGACTTATATGAACTTATAGCAGAAAATAAAGCTAGGTTTATGTTAACTGATAAAATTAGATTCAATAACCTGAATCCTTATTTTTTAGACTTACGCAAAACATACGAATTTAAGACCAAGTTTTCTCATGTGTGGATATGGACTAAGCAGTATAAAAAATTAAATAAAATGTTAGAAGAGTTTTGGCATAGTCCTCAAACAAAAGAGTTTATAGATGCAACGAGAGAGATATATTATGGATTTTTTAGAGATAATGTAGATTATTATCAATTAGAACATTTAAGAATGGTAATAAGAAAAAAATTGCCTTTATATGAACAGTATATTCTTGATGCTTGTCAAAAGTTTAGTTTAGATCCGTTATTTTTAATTGCTCAAATTTATCAAGAATCACATTTTAACCCTAAAGCAAGGAGTCGAACAGGAGTAAGAGGTTTACTGCAACTTAGCTTAAATACCGCTTCTTGGATAGGTATAGATAATCGCTTAAATCCCAGACAAAGCATTTTAGGAGGAGCCAAATATATGGCTTTTTTAGTGGATAGAATTGCTAAGAGAGGAGTAAAGGGATGGAACAAATGGTGTATGGCTCTAGCCGCTTATAATCAGGGCTTGGGGCATTTATATGATGCTATGGACTTAGTAAAACTGCAAGGAAAGGATGCTAGTTTATGGAGCAATGTAAAAGAGGTCTATCCTCTTTTAAGCTATAGAAAGTATTATAAAAAGAGTCGTTATGGTTATTGTAGAGGATACGAAGCTATAACATATGTGCAAAATGTAAGATATTATTATTATATGTTGAGTTTATTAGCTTTTTTCGGGGGTGGGGAAGGAGATTATCTTCGCTCTTTTTTTCCTTTTAGGCCTAATTCCTGGCTTTAG
- a CDS encoding type III pantothenate kinase, which produces MTFLLIDVGNTNIKFGIGDEKKVVQAFVLPTNLEETADSLGLKIHSLINYACAGKKIIAWVVCSVVPLLNSVLEEASYIYGKCPLYFVPRDIFLDIENHYKQPQEVGADRLIGAYAARKLFSKPSSLIIIDFGTATTFDCVENNAYLGGLICPGIRSSLKALSTQTAKLPQISLDISKDNLEIGRSTKHSLNQGMLFGFASMVDGLVGRLKEILKPETKVVATGGLASLLATVSKSIDLVYPELILEGLRLSFLNHKEKGAGK; this is translated from the coding sequence ATGACTTTTCTTTTAATTGATGTGGGTAATACAAATATAAAATTTGGTATTGGAGATGAGAAAAAGGTTGTACAAGCCTTTGTATTGCCAACTAATCTTGAGGAAACAGCTGATTCTTTAGGTTTAAAAATTCATAGTCTTATTAATTATGCCTGTGCTGGTAAAAAAATAATTGCTTGGGTAGTATGTTCTGTTGTTCCTCTTTTAAATAGTGTTTTAGAGGAAGCAAGTTATATTTATGGAAAGTGTCCTCTTTACTTTGTTCCAAGAGATATTTTTTTAGATATTGAAAATCATTACAAACAACCGCAAGAAGTGGGTGCAGATCGATTAATAGGCGCCTATGCTGCAAGAAAATTATTTTCTAAGCCTTCTTCTTTGATTATTATAGACTTTGGCACTGCTACTACTTTTGATTGTGTAGAGAATAATGCTTACTTGGGAGGTTTGATTTGTCCTGGTATACGTTCTTCTTTAAAAGCTCTTAGCACTCAAACCGCTAAATTACCTCAAATTTCTTTAGATATTTCTAAAGATAATTTAGAAATAGGAAGAAGTACAAAACACAGTTTGAATCAGGGAATGCTTTTTGGTTTTGCCTCTATGGTAGATGGGTTAGTGGGGAGGTTGAAAGAAATTTTAAAACCAGAAACAAAGGTAGTAGCTACGGGTGGTTTGGCTTCTTTGCTTGCCACTGTAAGCAAAAGTATAGATTTAGTTTATCCAGAATTAATTTTAGAGGGTTTAAGGCTTAGCTTTTTAAACCATAAAGAGAAAGGAGCAGGAAAATGA